In Pleuronectes platessa chromosome 4, fPlePla1.1, whole genome shotgun sequence, the following proteins share a genomic window:
- the sart3 gene encoding squamous cell carcinoma antigen recognized by T-cells 3 has product MAAPSNAEQTQLQDMEEEQAAGMERRDMESDEEEDDEEQEEEEGMGEDDSDDDEDDSSEDEKENEAEIQRLEEQLSINAFDYNCHVDLIKLLRQEGELIRLRKARQKMSELFPLTEEIWLDWLKDEIRLTETEEESNRETVYELFERATKDYICPDIWLEYAQYSIGGMGSPGGIDKVRSIFERAVTAVGLHMNKGQTVWEAYREFENAILSTVQPPPGRISSHEEQELLNTQLERIHTLFRRQLAVPLMDMEATYAEYGEWSEHGVPETAMNLYKKAMQQMDKRRSFEESLLVAEPPKMAEYQAYIDFELKDGDPARVQITFERTLAENCLVPDIWAKYTLYLDRQLKIKDLVLPIHERAVRNCPWTMGLWKSYLLALERHGAEHQIVSDVFEKALTAGFIQATDYVEIWQAYLDYLRRRVDFSKESSKELEELRGAFSRSLDYIKQDVEERFGESGDPSCIIMQIWARIEALHCKNMQKARELWDSIMTKGNAKYANMWLEYYNLERSYGDPAHCRKALHRAVQCTTDYPEHVCEVLLTFERVEGSLEGWDVAVQKTETRLTRINEQRAKAAEKEANSARQEDDKVDQRRKSKSDKKSQKKDQTRTRFGEKRKAENNDYQGKWNEDSASKRHRGNGEQSREEYMETETGLSGRNAPPGYKPAKKGQQGAMAAAQKPNDDKPELRNDNSSVFISNMAYTLEEPESKLRTLFETCGPIKEVRPVFGTKGNFKGYCYVQFESPVSVPEALKLDRREVEGRPMFVSPCVDKNKNPDFKVFKYNTTMERHKIFISGLPFSCTKDQLGELCKGHGTIREVRLVTYRSGKPKGLAYVEFADETEASQAVLKLDGTEVEGNKISVAISNPPRRSMADLPGSSRLMADIMPRQAFGARGRGRTQLSLLPRSLHRQSGPASKVENGSAAEPEPGPGSASANAAAETKPLSNSDFARMLLNK; this is encoded by the exons ATGGCAGCGCCGAGCAACGCAGAGCAAACGCAGTTGcaggacatggaggaggaacaaGCTGCAGGGATGGAGCGGAGAGATATGGAGTCggacgaagaggaggacgacgaggagcaggaggaggaggaaggtatGGGAGAAGACGATTCAGACGACGACGAGGACGACTCCTCCGAGGACGAGAAGGAGAACGAAGCCGAGATCCAGCgtctggaggagcag ctgtcaatcaacgcTTTCGACTACAACTGCCATGTGGATCTCATCAAACTGCTGCGGCAGGAGGGAGAACTGATCCGACTGCGAAAGGCAAGGCAGAAGATGAGCGAACTCTTCCCTCTCACTGAAG AGATCTGGCTGGATTGGCTCAAGGATGAGATCCGTCTGACTGAGACTGAGGAGGAGTCGAACCGGGAAACGGTGTATGAACTTTTCGAGAGAGCAACAAAAGACTATATCT GTCCAGATATCTGGCTTGAATATGCTCAGTATTCAATTGGTGGCATGGGCTCACCAGGGGGGATAGACAAGGTGAGATCCATCTTTGAGAGAGCGGTGACAGCTGTGGGGCTTCACATGAACAAGGGACAGACGGTGTGGGAGGCGTACAGAGAGTTTGAGAACGCCATTCTGTCCACAGTCCAG CCTCCCCCTGGCAGGATTTCCAGCCACGAGGAGCAGGAGCTGCTCAACACTCAGCTCGAGCGAATCCATACACTGTTTCGCCGTCAGCTAGCCGTCCCCTTAATGG ACATGGAAGCCACCTATGCAGAGTATGGCGAGTGGTCTGAACACGGGGTTCCTGAGACGGCCATGAATCTGTACAAAAAGGCTATGCAGCAGATGGATAAGCGCAGATCTTTTGAAGAGTCACTG ctggtagCAGAGCCCCCGAAGATGGCAGAGTATCAAGCCTACATTGACTTTGAACTAAAGGATGGCGACCCAGCTCGCGTCCAGATAACGTTTGAGCGGACTCTGGCAGAGAACTGCCTGGTGCCAGACATCTGGGCAAAATACACCTTGTATCTT GATCGTCAGCTGAAGATCAAGGACTTGGTTCTTCCTATTCATGAACGTGCTGTTAGGAACTGTCCCTGGACCATGGGTCTGTGGAAGAGCTACCTGCTCGCTCTGGAGAGGCATGGAGCAGAGCATCAGATTGTCTCAG ATGTTTTTGAGAAGGCGCTGACTGCCGGTTTCATTCAAGCTACAGATTATGTGGAAATTTGGCAGGCGTACCTGGACTACCTGCGGAGACGTGTGGATTTCAGTAAAG aATCAAGTAAAGAGTTAGAGGAGTTACGAGGAGCCTTCTCTCGATCTCTAGACTACATCAAACAAGATGTGGAAGAAA GATTTGGTGAAAGCGGAGATCCGTCTTGTATCATTATGCAGATCTGGGCGAGGATAGAG GCCCTCCACTGCAAGAACATGCAAAAAGCCAGAGAACTGTGGGACAGCATCATGACAAAAGGAAACGCTAAATACGCCAATATGTGGCTGGAGTACTATAACCTCGAAAG GTCTTATGGTGACCCAGCTCACTGTCGGAAAGCTCTTCACAGAGCAGTTCAATGCACCACTGACTATCCAGAGCATGTGTGTGAAGTCCTGCTCACCTTCGAGCGAGTGGAGG GTTCTCTGGAGGGCTGGGACGTGGCAGTGCAGAAGACAGAGACCCGGCTGACCAGGATCAATGAGCAACGAGCAAAG GCGGCTGAGAAAGAAGCCAACTCTGCTCGCCAAGAGGACGACAAAGTGGATCAGCGGCGGAAATCAAAATCCGATAAGAAGTCTCAGAAGAAGGACCAGACTAGAACTCGatttggagagaagaggaaagcgGAAAATAATGATTATCAGGGCAAGTGGAATGAAGACTCTG CTTCTAAAAGGCACAGAGGCAACGGGGAGCAAAGCAGAGAGGAGTACATGGAGACCGAGACAGGACTCTCTGGGCGAAATGCTCCCCCCGGGTATAAGCCAGCTAAAAAAGGCCAGCAGGGAGCCATGGCTGCTGCTCAGAAGCCAAACGATGACAAGCCAGAGCTCCGAAACGATAACAGCAGCGTGTTCATCAGCAACATGGCGTACACCCTGGAGGAGCCGGAGTCGAAGCTCAGGACGCTGTTTGAGACGTGCGGTCCCATCAAAGAGGTTCGCCCTGTCTTCGGCACCAAAGGAAACTTCAAAGGTTACTGCTACGTACAGTTTGAGTCCCCGGTGTCAGTCCCTGAAGCCTTGAAGCTGGACAGACGGGAGGTGGAGGGCAGGCCCATGTTTGTGTCACCTTGTgtggataaaaacaaaaaccctgACTTTAAG GTGTTTAAATACAACACAACCATGGAGAGACACAAAATCTTCATCTCCGGGCTGCCGTTCTCATGCACCAAGGATCAACTGGGGGAACTCTGCAAAGGCCACGGCACCATCAGGGAGGTCCGATTGGTCACGTATCGCTCAGGAAAACCCAAG GGTCTGGCATATGTTGAGTTTGCAGATGAAACCGAGGCGTCTCAGGCTGTTCTGAAATTAGACGGCACTGAAGTGGAGGGCAACAAAATCTCTGTTGCTATAAGTAACCCTCCTCGGAGAAGCATGGCCGACTTACCTGGGTCCAGTCGACTCATGGCGGACATAATGCCTCGCCAGGCTTTTGGAGC GAGGGGAAGAGGCCGCACCCAGCTGTCCCTGCTCCCTCGCTCCCTGCACCGACAAAGTGGGCCCGCAAGCAAAGTGGAGAACGGGTCCGCAGCCGAGCCGGAGCCAGGACCTGGCAGCGCATCAGCTAACGCAGCCGCGGAGACGAAACCTTTGTCGAATTCAGACTTTGCCAGGATGCTTCTCAATAAGTGA
- the ficd gene encoding protein adenylyltransferase FICD, with protein sequence MAAVSVWRYTSGRVLGGWAPLLCVLLGSLVALLLPLVGVEDQCCAAMRGIAQLRCQLWGRPPPPPAVQSTSLTVPFTALDVLPHRSKPSKEMLLESKAALQQAVEMRKLGKREKAHKLLVHALSMNPVFVDALTELGTILEEEKDVVQADHLYTKALAISPCNERALISRDRTLPLVEEIDQRYFSIIDSKVRKLMSIPKGNSALRRVMEETYYHHIYHTVAIEGNTLTLSEIRHILETRYAVPGKSLQEQNEAIGVDAAMKYMNTTLLSRSGAITVSDILEIHRRVLGYVDPVEGGRLRTSQVFVGHHIPPHPQDLQRHMQELVQWLNSDEALQLHPVECAALAHYKLVYVHPFIDGNGRTSRLLMNLVLMQARYPPITIRKEQRAEYYAALDTANEGDVRPFIRFIAKCTEITLDTLLISTTEHAVGLPGSRHDQDCSDCKQTIPIHN encoded by the exons ATGGCTGCTGTGTCGGTGTGGCGATACACCAGCGGCCGAGTCCTCGGAGGCTGGGCCCCGCTTCTGTGCGTCCTGCTGGGCTCTCTGGTggccctgctgctgcctctggtgGGAGTGGAGGACCAGTGCTGCGCCGCCATGAGGGGCATCGCCCAGCTGCGGTGCCAGCTGTGGGGGAGACCTCCTCCGCCTCCAGCGGTGCAGTCCACAAGCCTCACCGTCCCTTTCACCGCGCTGGATGTGCTGCCTCACAGGTCCAAGCCCAGCAAAG AGATGCTGCTGGAGTCTAAAGCGGCGCTGCAGCAGGCTGTGGAGATGAGGAAACTGGGGAAGAGGGAGAAGGCTCACAAGCTGCTGGTGCACGCTCTGAGTATGAACCCTGTCTTTGTGGATGCCCTGACGGAGCTAGGGACCattctggaggaggagaaggatgtTGTCCAGGCGGACCATCTCTACACCAAGGCCTTGGCCATCTCACCGTGTAACGAGCGGGCCCTTATCAGCCGAGACCGAACTCTACCACTGGTGGAAGAGATTGACCAGCGTTACTTTAGCATCATTGACAGCAAAGTGCGCAAGCTTATGTCCATTCCTAAAGGCAACTCTGCGCTCCGTCGAGTGATGGAGGAAACCTACTATCACCACATCTACCACACGGTGGCCATCGAAGGCAACACGCTCACTCTCTCTGAAATCCGTCACATCCTTGAGACGCGTTACGCCGTCCCTGGCAAAAGCCTGCAGGAGCAAAACGAGGCCATTGGTGTAGATGCGGCCATGAAGTACATGAACACCACGCTTTTGTCCAGATCAGGCGCCATCACCGTCAGCGACATCCTGGAGATCCACCGGCGAGTGCTCGGCTATGTGGACcctgtggagggagggaggctgcgCACCAGCCAGGTGTTTGTGGGCCACCACATCCCACCGCACCCTCAGgacctgcagagacacatgCAGGAGCTGGTTCAGTGGCTCAACTCTGACGAGGCCCTGCAGCTGCACCCAGTGGAGTGTGCAGCGCTCGCCCACTACAAACTGGTGTATGTGCACCCGTTCATCGATGGCAATGGACGCACATCGCGCCTGCTCATGAACCTTGTCCTGATGCAAGCACGATACCCACCGATCACAATTCGCAAAGAACAAAGGGCTGAATATTATGCAGCTCTTGACACAGCCAACGAGGGGGATGTGCGGCCTTTCATTCGCTTCATAGCCAAGTGTACAGAGATCACATTGGACACTTTACTGATTTCTACGACGGAGCACGCCGTGGGGCTGCCGGGGTCCAGACATGACCAGGACTGTTCCGACTGCAAACAGACCATCCCAATACACAACTGA
- the cmklr1 gene encoding chemokine-like receptor 1 → MDILDDYDYESDYEYSNESYITPHEKPVMQPKAMCLKEFLCVFLLVVSVMIFLLGFFGNALVIWISGFKMKKTVNTTWYLSLAISDFVFCTFLPFSITNMVMEEWLFGRLMCKFTSSIMFVNMFSSVFLLVFISIDRCISVMFPVWAQNQRTVNKASVVAVLAWTLGVALSIPSMIFRDVGSHLGRTICFNNYTLHQDSHTIVAVSRFIVGFVIPFIIIIVCYCIIILKLRTSRMTKSSKPFKVMSSLVAAFFICWLPYHVFILLELNHQNHDHGILISGLKVGASMAAANSFLNPVLYVFMGNDFKQKFKSSVLSKMENAMAEEGRTTSRYLSRSSSMDGRASTHI, encoded by the coding sequence ATGGATATTCTagatgattatgattatgaatCAGACTATGAGTACAGTAACGAATCATATATTACTCCACACGAGAAGCCCGTCATGCAGCCCAAAGCGATGTGTTTGAAGgaattcctgtgtgtgtttttgctggtGGTCAGCGTGATGATTTTCCTGCTGGGCTTCTTTGGAAATGCATTAGTCATCTGGATATCTGGCTTCAAGATGAAGAAGACGGTCAACACCACTTGGTACTTGAGCCTGGCGATCTCCGACTTCGTCTTCTGCACCTTTCTCCCGTTCAGCATCACCAACATGGTGATGGAAGAGTGGCTCTTTGGCCGCTTAATGTGCAAGTTCACCTCGTCCATCATGTTCGTCAACATGTTCAGCAGCGTCTTCCTCCTGGTCTTCATCAGCATCGACCGTTGCATCTCTGTCATGTTTCCGGTTTGGGCCCAGAACCAGCGCACTGTCAACAAGGCGTCCGTGGTCGCCGTCCTGGCCTGGACTCTTGGTGTCGCTCTGAGCATTCCCTCGATGATCTTCCGGGACGTAGGCAGTCACCTGGGAAGGACCATCTGCTTCAACAACTACACATTACATCAAGACAGTCACACAATAGTTGCAGTGAGCCGTTTCATTGTCGGGTTTGTAATcccattcatcatcatcatcgtgtgctactgcatcatcatcctcaAGCTCCGCACCAGCAGGATGACCAAGTCCTCCAAACCCTTCAAAGTGATGAGCTCACTGGTAGCTGCTTTCTTCATCTGCTGGCTGCCCTACCACGTGTTCATCCTGCTCGAGCTGAACCACCAGAACCACGACCATGGTATCTTGATCTCTGGACTCAAAGTAGGCGCATCTATGGCAGCAGCAAACAGCTTCCTCAACCCGGTGTTGTATGTTTTCATGGGCAATGACTTCAAGCAGAAGTTCAAGAGCTCCGTGCTCTCGAAGATGGAGAACGCGATGGCAGAGGAAGGGCGCACCACCAGCAGATACCTGTCCAGGTCCAGCTCGATGGACGGCAGAGCTTCCACACACATCTAG
- the wscd2 gene encoding WSC domain-containing protein 2 isoform X2 — translation MNVFTVHIHYLSLTKYSGCYVDDTTKRALRGVSFFDYKKMTVFRCQDNCAERGYMYAGLEFGAECYCGHKIQAPNTSESECSMECKGEKSSLCGGANRLSIYRLELSQESARRYGNAIFKGCFQRPENVTLALPFNAVILNMSVDKCVDMCTEREKTLAVLAGDRCYCGFPTNLFSLHEPENEDMCLHRCHGEEFESCGNDEYFVVYQTQVQDNRCMDRHFLPTRAKQLVALASFPGAGNTWARHLIELATGYYTGSYYFDGSLYNKGFKGERDHWRSGRTICIKTHESGRKEIETFDSSIVMIRNPYKALMAEFNRKYGGHIGFASQAHWKGKEWPEFVKNYAPWWASHTLDWLNYGKNVRVVHFEDMKRDLFLQLKGMVQLLGLKVSEDRLLCVEGQKDGNFKRSGLRKLEYDPYTSEMRANINELIRTVDVALKKRKMSGVPAEYMPR, via the exons atgaacgtgttcaccgttcatattcattatttgtcattga cgAAGTACAGCGGCTGCTACGTGGATGACACAACGAAACGAGCGCTGAGAGGAGTTTCCTTCTTTGACTACAAAAAAATGACTGTATTCCGTTGCCAGGACAACTGTGCTGAAAG agGTTACATGTACGCAGGCCTGGAGTTTGGAGCCGAGTGCTACTGTGGTCACAAGATCCAGGCGCCCAACACTTCAGAGAGCGAATGCAGCATGGAGTGTAAAGGAGAGAAGAGCAGCCTGTGCGGCGGAGCTAACCGACTGTCCATCTATAGGCTGGAGCTGAGCCAGGAGTCAGCGCGCCGCT ACGGCAACGCCATTTTCAAGGGGTGTTTTCAACGGCCGGAAAATGTCACGCTGGCGCTTCCTTTCAACGCAGTCATCCTCAACATGTCCGTGGACAAGTGTGTGGACATGTGCACAGAAAGG GAGAAAACCCTTGCTGTCCTGGCTGGAGATCGATGTTACTGCGGTTTCCCCACAAACCTGTTCTCCCTTCATGAGCCGGAGAACGAGGACATGTGTCTGCACCGCTGTCACGGGGAGGAGTTTGAGAGCTGTGGGAATGACGAGTACTTTGTTGTGTACCAGACGCAGGTTCAAG ATAACCGCTGCATGGACCGACATTTCCTCCCCACTCGTGCTAAGCAGCTGGTGGCCCTCGCCAGTTTCCCCGGGGCCGGAAACACCTGGGCTCGCCACCTCATAGAGCTCGCCACGGGCTACTACACCGGCAGCTATTACTTTGATGGCTCCCTTTACAATAAAG GATTTAAGGGGGAGCGAGACCACTGGCGGAGTGGGAGGACGATCTGCATTAAGACACATGAGAGCGGCAGGAAGGAGATCGAAACCTTTGACTCCAGCATCGTCATGATCAGAAACCCCTACAAAGCCCTCATGGCAGAATTTAACAGAAAATATGGCGGCCACATCGGATTTGCCTCCCAGGCCCACTGGAAAGGGAAAG AGTGGCCCGAGTTTGTGAAGAACTACGCTCCGTGGTGGGCGTCCCACACACTGGACTGGTTGAATTATGGGAAGAATGTCCGTGTGGTCCACTTTGAGGACATGAAGAGGGACCTGTTCTTACAGCTCAAGGGGATGGTCCAGTTGCTGGGTCTGAAGGTCTCTGAGGACCGCCTGCTCTGTGTCGAGGGCCAGAAAGATGGAAACTTCAAGCGATCAGGGCTGAGAAAACTTGAATATGATCCATATACGAGTGAGATGCGAGCGAACATCAATGAACTGATAAGAACGGTGGACGTTGccttgaagaaaagaaaaatgtctggaGTGCCAGCGGAATATATGCCAAGATGA
- the wscd2 gene encoding WSC domain-containing protein 2 isoform X3, with protein sequence MTVFRCQDNCAERGYMYAGLEFGAECYCGHKIQAPNTSESECSMECKGEKSSLCGGANRLSIYRLELSQESARRYGNAIFKGCFQRPENVTLALPFNAVILNMSVDKCVDMCTEREKTLAVLAGDRCYCGFPTNLFSLHEPENEDMCLHRCHGEEFESCGNDEYFVVYQTQVQDNRCMDRHFLPTRAKQLVALASFPGAGNTWARHLIELATGYYTGSYYFDGSLYNKGFKGERDHWRSGRTICIKTHESGRKEIETFDSSIVMIRNPYKALMAEFNRKYGGHIGFASQAHWKGKEWPEFVKNYAPWWASHTLDWLNYGKNVRVVHFEDMKRDLFLQLKGMVQLLGLKVSEDRLLCVEGQKDGNFKRSGLRKLEYDPYTSEMRANINELIRTVDVALKKRKMSGVPAEYMPR encoded by the exons ATGACTGTATTCCGTTGCCAGGACAACTGTGCTGAAAG agGTTACATGTACGCAGGCCTGGAGTTTGGAGCCGAGTGCTACTGTGGTCACAAGATCCAGGCGCCCAACACTTCAGAGAGCGAATGCAGCATGGAGTGTAAAGGAGAGAAGAGCAGCCTGTGCGGCGGAGCTAACCGACTGTCCATCTATAGGCTGGAGCTGAGCCAGGAGTCAGCGCGCCGCT ACGGCAACGCCATTTTCAAGGGGTGTTTTCAACGGCCGGAAAATGTCACGCTGGCGCTTCCTTTCAACGCAGTCATCCTCAACATGTCCGTGGACAAGTGTGTGGACATGTGCACAGAAAGG GAGAAAACCCTTGCTGTCCTGGCTGGAGATCGATGTTACTGCGGTTTCCCCACAAACCTGTTCTCCCTTCATGAGCCGGAGAACGAGGACATGTGTCTGCACCGCTGTCACGGGGAGGAGTTTGAGAGCTGTGGGAATGACGAGTACTTTGTTGTGTACCAGACGCAGGTTCAAG ATAACCGCTGCATGGACCGACATTTCCTCCCCACTCGTGCTAAGCAGCTGGTGGCCCTCGCCAGTTTCCCCGGGGCCGGAAACACCTGGGCTCGCCACCTCATAGAGCTCGCCACGGGCTACTACACCGGCAGCTATTACTTTGATGGCTCCCTTTACAATAAAG GATTTAAGGGGGAGCGAGACCACTGGCGGAGTGGGAGGACGATCTGCATTAAGACACATGAGAGCGGCAGGAAGGAGATCGAAACCTTTGACTCCAGCATCGTCATGATCAGAAACCCCTACAAAGCCCTCATGGCAGAATTTAACAGAAAATATGGCGGCCACATCGGATTTGCCTCCCAGGCCCACTGGAAAGGGAAAG AGTGGCCCGAGTTTGTGAAGAACTACGCTCCGTGGTGGGCGTCCCACACACTGGACTGGTTGAATTATGGGAAGAATGTCCGTGTGGTCCACTTTGAGGACATGAAGAGGGACCTGTTCTTACAGCTCAAGGGGATGGTCCAGTTGCTGGGTCTGAAGGTCTCTGAGGACCGCCTGCTCTGTGTCGAGGGCCAGAAAGATGGAAACTTCAAGCGATCAGGGCTGAGAAAACTTGAATATGATCCATATACGAGTGAGATGCGAGCGAACATCAATGAACTGATAAGAACGGTGGACGTTGccttgaagaaaagaaaaatgtctggaGTGCCAGCGGAATATATGCCAAGATGA